From a region of the Salvelinus fontinalis isolate EN_2023a chromosome 13, ASM2944872v1, whole genome shotgun sequence genome:
- the LOC129868977 gene encoding transmembrane protein 45B-like — translation MANFKGHALPGSCFLLLGLCWSVMYPLRHCWRRHQPKGRQKLPLFFNRIDLIEGALMVFFAFVGIMAEQFVPDGPHAHLYNRETQSWVKLMNWQHSTMYLFFSIAGVVKVLTMSSLPVPLGLDRLALSLAFFIEGLLFYFHVHMRPPLDTHIHSMLFVPVFGGAAITLLEVFMRDNIVLELLRTSMTILQGSWFFQIGFVLYPLNGVQWDLQAHDNTMFITMCFCWHLAVALLIVGINYWMGWCCVQRCSGRGSDIEIMMRKTSSSQKALLQESDEE, via the exons ATGGCCAACTTCAAGGGACATGCCCTTCCTGGCAGCTGCTTTCTGCTGTTAGGCCTGTGTTGGTCAGTGATGTACCCTCTCCGACACTGCTGGAGGAGGCATCAGCCTAAAGGAAGACAAAAACTGCCCCTGTTCTTTAACAGAATAGACTTAATCGAGGGGGCACTCATGGTTTTCTTTGCCTTTGTGG GCATCATGGCAGAGCAGTTTGTGCCTGATGGGCCCCATGCCCACCTGTACAACAGAGAGACCCAGTCCTGGGTGAAGCTGATGAACTGGCAGCACAGCACTATGTACCTCTTCTTCAGTATCGCTGGAGTTGTTAAAGTCCTCACTATGTCATCGCTTCCAGTCCCACTTGGTCTTGACCGCCTTGCTCTCTCCCTGGCTTTTTTTATTGAAG GGCTCCTGTTTTACTTCCATGTGCACATGCGCCCTCCTCTGGATACCCACATCCACTCCATGCTGTTTGTGCCGGTGTTTGGTGGGGCGGCCATCACCCTGTTGGAGGTGTTCATGCGAGATAACATCGTACTGGAACTGCTCAGGACCAGCATGACCATCCTGCAAGGCTCCTGGTTCTTTCAG ATTGGATTCGTGCTGTACCCATTAAACGGAGTACAGTGGGATCTGCAGGCACACGATAACACCATGTTCATCACCATGTGCTTCTGCTGGCATTTAGCTGTGGCCCTGCTCATCGTTGGTATCAACTACTGGATGGGCTGGTG CTGTGTACAAAGATGTTCAGGAAGAGGAAGTGACATAGAGATCATGATGAGAAAGACATCTAGCTCCCAGAAGGCTCTGCTACAGGAGTCAGATGAAGAGTAG
- the LOC129868979 gene encoding guanine nucleotide-binding protein G(I)/G(S)/G(O) subunit gamma-8-like — protein sequence MSNNMAKIADTRKTVEQLKLEVNIERMMVSKAAADLMAFCEAHAKEDPLVIPVSSSENPFREKKFFCAIL from the exons ATGTCCAATAACATGGCAAAGATTGCAGATACCCGCAAGACAGtggaacagctgaaactggaggtCAACATCGAAAGAATGATG GTGTCCAAAGCAGCAGCTGATCTGATGGCCTTCTGTGAGGCTCATGCCAAGGAGGACCCTCTGGTGATACCAGTGTCATCCTCTGAGAACCCTTTTCGGGAGAAGAAATTCTTCTGTGCAATACTCTAA
- the LOC129868961 gene encoding zinc finger protein 541-like, with protein sequence MLETDECTKGCFPPHSTSEHFTIDDVDVLNAPNPPLPFSHPFHPEPWMGCEPNRNMEIDNTSGPVIVGEGTLLEPFSLTVPVRSSPYECTLCHKMFGTANTLNKHLLTHQQERPHVCPICQRAFKRHDHLNGHMLTHQKRKQFRCAEPGCQKSYCDSHSLKRHYISQHGLPLIPPMSQSPSHPTHPAHSATTQWEPVDSAAYLGGSTAHCNYPPMFLTQPKQTSDTQQKVADYSGFFSFNSYKGFAPPSGRQLNNYSEQNISQSRPILVVDTWMQQSDKGPCSECPGELNPPQWAPEPSNITTATLPSLPPGMDGPSPHGWESVVDFPVSDLQVLEEMLSCHPCSEAGNQECLVKPASPEKSYSPSKQEQSTYGQMNSEGKPKVNTQLHSFDTTASSDSSVISTLFPNTVFIHSSSSLPNKPNPVPPIPPPPAIVLPCLYSVLKSETCNTKSDSKRKRESRKKGRAVELPAPPLPTPRPTSLLAPRRPRPRPHYLVSPSQVAMASFSSDSNPRQTFQGRNVSVPGEGQQCSDRIFPSSHKTEQSYKARSSSGPYAPSLKMEPYSPEPGERAPQTLRSPSRTEDMPLSPLVIPVSVPVSAKTDPDTPSSLNAENPQNGSGRSKRSRRLDFMKTLIIPPPMLPQPSPRRLLGEEGGGAPWCRAAGGYPSQLRSPMYLADHLLNPSFQPPPYTPPPMLSPLRPGTGLYFSTVPWLHPGPPLASSYTASLDGADGISLMMDDTVVNIEPRINVGQLFQAEIPPIRNLLLMLYDEHPAQLVWAPWGDISSNVETQKGVTELIDLCCSSVLPGGGTNTELALHCLHEVQGDILAALDLLLVRGDFRSSTHPLCDYHYPGSDDWSPQEKKLFRKALLTHEKDFQLIHSVLQTKSVTQCVEYYYAMKKLKKFKQRGRGSDKKEAVGEEPQMESPGCSGDNHVGRRGPRRTLTKPGNRTKGVPEEQTTTGGALEYICRECGRVFDKVKSRSAHMKTHRQQEREWLTRYVWPMGCPADNPHQGDPGQDSAKVPLHYCTRGILYST encoded by the exons ATGTTGGAGACTGATGAATGCACCAAGGGGTGTTTTCCCCCTCATTCTACCAGTGAGCACTTCACTATTGATGATGTTGACGTCCTCAACGCCCCCAACCCACCACTGCCCTTCTCGCACCCATTTCACCCAGAGCCTTGGATGGGATGTGAGCCAAATAGAAACATGGAGATTG ATAACACCTCTGGTCCTGTCATCGTGGGAGAGGGCACTCTGTTGGAGCCATTTTCATTGACGGTACCTGTCAGGTCTTCACCTTATGAGTGTACGCTCTGCCATAAGATGTTTGGAACAGCCAACACACTCAACAAACATTTACTGACCCACCAACAGGAAAGACCACATGTTTGCCCCATCTGCCAACGAGCATTTAAACGTCATGATCACCT CAATGGCCACATGTTGACCCATCAGAAACGCAAGCAGTTCCGATGTGCTGAACCTGGGTGCCAGAAGAGCTACTGTGATTCTCACTCCCTGAAGCGCCACTATATCTCTCAGCATGGTCTCCCTCTCATCCCGCCCATGTCCCAAAGCCCCTCTCACCCAACCCACCCAGCCCACTCTGCTACTACCCAGTGGGAGCCTGTGGATAGTGCTGCATATTTGGGAGGTTCAACAGCTCACTGTAATTACCCCCCCATGTTCCTGACCCAACCCAAACAGACATCAGACACTCAACAGAAGGTTGCTGATTACTCTGGCTTTTTCAGCTTCAACAGTTACAAGGGGTTTGCTCCTCCAAGTGGCCGACAACTGAACAACTACTCAGAGCAGAACATCTCTCAGTCAAGGCCTATCTTAGTCGTGGACACCTGGATGCAGCAGTCTGACAAAGGTCCTTGTAGTGAGTGCCCAGGTGAATTAAATCCACCCCAATGGGCCCCTGAGCCTAGTAACATCACTACTGCTACTTTACCATCACTACCTCCTGGAATGGATGGCCCAAGTCCTCATGGCTGGGAGAGTGTAGTTGACTTCCCTGTGTCTGACCTCCAAGTGCTTGAAGAAATGTTGTCCTGTCATCCCTGTAGTGAAGCTGGTAACCAAGAGTGTTTAGTGAAGCCAGCGTCCCCGGAGAAGAGCTACTCTCCATCCAAGCAGGAGCAGTCGACTTATGGCCAGATGAACTCGGAAGGGAAACCCAAAGTTAACACTCAGCTGCACTCTTTTGACACAACAGCAAGCTCAGATTCCAGTGTAATATCTACGTTGTTTCCCAACACTGTTTTCATCCACTCAAGCTCAAGTCTTCCAAACAAGCCCAACCCAGTCCCACCTATCCCGCCGCCACCAGCCATCGTCCTACCCTGCCTCTACAGTGTGCTGAAGTCAGAGACTTGTAATACAAAGAGCGAcagtaagagaaagagagagagtaggaagAAGGGGAGGGCTGTAGAGCTTCCTGCTccacctctccccacacctcgccccacctctctcctggctCCCCGACGTCCCCGTCCTCGGCCACACTACCTCGTCTCCCCAAGCCAGGTGGCTATGGCCTCTTTTAGCTCAGACAGCAACCCTCGTCAGACCTTCCAG GGAAGAAATGTCAGTGTGCCAGGAGAGGGACAACAGTGTAGTGACAG GATATTCCCTAGCTCTCACAAGACAGAACAGAGCTACAAGGCCAGGTCCTCAAGTGGACCATATGCACCCTCTCTTAAAATGGAACCTTACTCTCCAGAG cctggagagagagcacCACAGACTCTGAGGTCTCCATCTAGAACAGAAGACATGCCTCTGTCTCCTTTGGTCATCCCTGTTTCAGTTCCAGTCTCTGCGAAGACGGATCCTGATACTCCTTCATCACTAAAT GCAGAGAACCCTCAGAATGGTTCAGGGAGGTCAAAGAGGAGCCGGCGTCTTGACTTCATGAAGACTCTGATCATTCCTCCCCCCATGCTCCCACAGCCGTCCCCACGGAGGCTCCTAGGCGAGGAGGGTGGGGGTGCTCCCTGGTGTCGTGCAGCAGGCGGCTACCCCAGTCAGCTACGCTCCCCCATGTACCTGGCAGACCACCTGCTTaaccccagcttccagcctccTCCCTACACACCCCCACCCATGCTGAGCCCCCTACGCCCAGGGACCGGCCTGTACTTCAGCACAGTGCCTTGGCTTCACCCCGGCCCTCCTCTGGCCAGCAGCTACACCGCCTCTTTGG ATGGAGCTGATGGAATCTCCTTGATGATGGACGACACAGTAGTCAACATAGAGCC GAGAATCAACGTGGGCCAACTTTTCCAGGCTGAGATCCCACCCATTCGTAACCTGCTTCTAATGCTATATGATGAGCACCCTGCTCAGCTTGTCTGGGCTCCATGGGGAGACATATCTAGCAACGTGGAAACACAAAAAGGGG TGACTGAACTGATAGACTTGTGCTGTTCCAGCGTGCTGCCAGGAGGGGGCACCAACACAGAGCTGGCCCTCCACTGTCTGCATGAGGTGCAGGGAGACATTCTG GCTGCACTTGATTTACTGTTAGTCAGGGGAGACTTTCGTTCCTCAACACACCCTTTGTGTGACTATCACTACCCAG GGTCAGATGATTGGAGTCCTCAAGAGAAGAAACTATTTCGTAAAGCGCTGCTCACCCATGAGAAGGACTTCCAGCTTATTCACAGTGTG TTACAGACTAAGTCCGTGACGCAGTGTGTGGAGTACTACTATGCGATGAAGAAGCTCAAGAAGTTCAAGCAACGCGGTCGAGGATCAGACAAAAAGGAAGCAGTTGGTGAAGAGCCT CAGATGGAGTCACCTGGCTGTTCTGGGGACAACCATGTGGGAAGGAGAGGGCCCAGGAGGACACTTACTAAACCAGGGAACAGGACTAAAGGGGTACCGGAGGAGCAGACTACCACAGGAGGTGCTTTGGAGTACATCTGTCGAGAGTGTGGGCG GGTATTTGACAAGGTGAAGAGTCGTAGTGCTCATATGAAAACCCACCGGCAGCAGGAGAGGGAGTGGCTGACTAGGTATGTCTGGCCTATGGGCTGCCCTGCAGACAACCCTCATCAAGGAGATCCAGGTCAGGACTCTGCCAAGGTGCCTTTACACTACTGTACGAGAGGAATCCTCTATAGTACATAG
- the LOC129868963 gene encoding E3 SUMO-protein ligase ZBED1-like: MDFRGYPLSSSLAPNLRRRGERGATGLVLDRRKSTVWNYYIQLNEMYVECNICKRQLSFHNSTTTMREHLVRKHNIRDNAPPVLDNTAVAGAPIPATSLQPMAQPGFPCNISTTSATANTCMFQTDLHIVVKEEQQDADLSPEQGTAKRARITCAPPLDVGGGANAIPVTSQDLEPSNSNTGLLYSENNNFGDTNRSGITTKESNGKRTGVLTDLILEMVYRDLQPLSVVEERGFRLLLSCLEPQYPVPSPSQLGSLLWHHYDVLKRHLQQYLQSGLAPRCITLCTEYWQSVAGCAVGAGGQLFFTVSAHFVDKDWRLARCVLQTCPMPDIREKICERGFLQFGDTLKAVLSEFHLPQSSVFCVVHDTPRISEARGTDNMGVPKEKVNRTAGPHQSPQDLPEGWVALHCAGEALKLCIQDGLWMEPVRQALAEARRIISHFQHDAPAAAALIHKAEAANKAGACLVLDDPGRWATAIDMCESLLELKWVVSSVLEEQKAAPNLADHQWRLLQELVPVLKTVRIAASFLSEDINLSISALMPCLHGVSRVLEQHIAETSCPVARGVMETVRSGMERQWRLGEEEALLDSPAVLSSFLDPRFKELRFLSPHARSRLHDKVKELLSAQAQIEVEEMSRECDRGGEDEDGEEGREKEVRNRGLDHSQSTIAPLDSPVSCESNEEGDIIVLQQQLKRLSQTAPSQVSGEGLGEGSRCSARNGPRRVAGLSSLLKGDLQPPAYRQVSHVAKSMYDILLGEDPTERMPEIHQQLENYIAEPLCKRSLSPLHWWRSKEHRFPAVARLARTFLAIPATAVPADRAFAPRETTVAQRRAILGPHHLDHILFLHQNSDYVEKLMGGSTGQEERGSDRNGAKQTLYQSLVSYESKAWVGGEKL, from the coding sequence ATGGATTTCCGAGGGTACCCCCTGTCCAGCAGTCTGGCCCCAAATTTGAGGAGAAGGGGGGAACGGGGAGCAACAGGACTGGTTCTGGATAGGCGCAAGTCAACCGTTTGGAATTACTACATCCAGCTTAATGAGATGTATGTTGAGTGTAATATATGCAAGAGGCAGTTGTCTTTTCACAACAGCACTACGACTATGAGGGAACACCTTGTCCGCAAACATAATATACGCGACAACGCACCACCTGTACTTGATAACACAGCAGTGGCCGGGGCCCCGATTCCAGCTACATCACTCCAGCCAATGGCCCAGCCCGGATTCCCCTGCAACATCTCTACTACATCTGCCACAGCCAACACATGCATGTTCCAGACAGATTTGCACATAGTTGTAAAAGAGGAGCAGCAGGACGCTGACTTATCTCCTGAACAAGGGACGGCCAAACGTGCCCGAATCACATGTGCTCCTCCCCTAGATGTAGGAGGCGGTGCCAATGCAATCCCTGTCACCAGCCAAGATCTGGAACCGTCAAACTCAAATACTGGATTACTATACAGTGAGAACAACAACTTTGGTGATACCAACCGTAGTGGTATCACCACCAAAGAATCCAATGGCAAGCGTACTGGGGTTCTGACTGACCTAATATTGGAAATGGTGTACAGGGACTTGCAACCACTGTctgtggtggaggagaggggattTCGTCTTCTATTGAGCTGCTTAGAACCACAGTACCCAGTGCCGTCTCCCTCTCAGCTTGGCAGCCTTCTTTGGCATCACTATGATGTTCTGAAACGGCACCTGCAGCAGTATCTTCAGTCTGGCCTGGCTCCACGTTGCATAACACTTTGCACTGAGTACTGGCAGTCCGTAGCAGGTTGTGCGGTGGGAGCAGGTGGTCAGCTCTTCTTCACTGTAAGTGCACATTTTGTTGACAAAGACTGGCGCTTGGCCCGTTGTGTGTTGCAGACCTGTCCCATGCCCGATATCAGAGAGAAGATTTGTGAAAGAGGTTTCCTTCAATTTGGGGACACGCTGAAGGCAGTTCTCTCTGAATTCCATCTTCCCCAGAGCTCTGTTTTCTGTGTTGTACATGACACTCCCAGGATCTCAGAAGCCAGAGGGACTGACAATATGGGAGTCCCGAAAGAAAAAGTTAATCGTACTGCTGGACCACACCAATCACCTCAGGATCTCCCAGAAGGCTGGGTAGCGTTACACTGTGCAGGGGAAGCCCTCAAACTCTGCATCCAGGACGGACTATGGATGGAACCTGTCAGACAGGCTCTTGCGGAGGCCCGCAGGATTATCTCACATTTCCAGCATGACGCACCTGCTGCCGCCGCTCTGATCCACAAGGCAGAGGCGGCGAATAAGGCAGGCGCTTGTCTAGTGCTGGATGACCCGGGGCGCTGGGCAACTGCTATCGACATGTGTGAGAGTCTGCTCGAGCTGAAGTGGGTGGTGAGCTCAGTTCTCGAGGAGCAGAAAGCTGCTCCAAATTTAGCGGACCACCAGTGGCGTCTCCTCCAGGAACTGGTGCCAGTACTTAAGACCGTGCGCATCGCTGCCTCATTCTTGAGCGAGGACATCAATTTGTCCATCTCCGCCCTTATGCCGTGCCTGCATGGCGTATCTCGTGTCCTAGAGCAACACATCGCAGAGACCAGCTGCCCTGTGGCTCGGGGAGTAATGGAGACGGTGCGGTCAGGGATGGAGCGACAGTGGAGACTGGGTGAAGAGGAAGCCTTACTGGACAGCCCTGCCGTCCTCTCCTCATTCCTGGACCCGAGGTTTAAGGAGCTGCGCTTCCTCAGCCCACATGCACGTAGTAGGCTGCACGACAAGGTCAAGGAACTATTATCTGCTCAAGCACAAATAGAGGTGGAGGAAATGAGCAGAGAGTGTGACAGAGGAGGCGAGGATGAGGATGGCGAAGAGGGAAGGGAAAAGGAAGTGAGGAATCGGGGATTGGATCACTCACAGTCAACCATCGCTCCTCTGGATTCACCTGTGTCCTGTGAATCAAATGAAGAGGGGGACATTATTGTGCTGCAGCAACAGTTAAAGAGGCTGTCCCAGACTGCCCCGTCACAGGTCAGTGGAGAGGGACTGGGTGAAGGCTCGAGGTGCAGTGCTAGAAATGGTCCCAGGAGAGTAGCAGGACTGTCTAGCCTGTTAAAAGGAGACCTGCAGCCCCCTGCTTATAGGCAAGTGAGTCATGTGGCCAAAAGCATGTACGACATACTGCTTGGAGAGGATCCCACTGAGCGAATGCCTGAGATCCACCAACAGCTGGAGAACTACATTGCAGAGCCGCTGTGCAAACGCAGCCTGTCACCTCTCCACTGGTGGCGCTCTAAGGAGCATCGCTTCCCTGCCGTGGCCAGACTTGCCCGCACATTTCTGGCTATCCCTGCTACTGCTGTCCCTGCAGACAGGGCCTTTGCTCCTAGAGAGACTACTGTTGCTCAACGCAGGGCCATTCTGGGGCCCCATCATTTAGATCATATTCTATTCCTTCACCAGAACAGCGACTATGTGGAGAAACTGATGGGAGGGTCTACGGGGCAAGAAGAGAGGGGCAGTGACAGGAATGGAGCCAAGCAGACTCTGTATCAGTCTTTAGTGTCCTACGAGAGCAAGGCTTGGGTGGGAGGGGAGAAGTTGTGA
- the LOC129868975 gene encoding alpha-soluble NSF attachment protein-like, with the protein MDNSGKEKEALALIAEADKKRKSSRGFGALFGGSSRKYEEACDMYVKAANMFKMAKNWSAAGNAFSQAAHLHLQMDNKLDGAINLLNAGNAFKKADPQEAINCLNQAIEIYTDMGRFTIAAKHHISIAEIYESELLDVDKAIAHYEQAADYYKGEESNSAANKCLLKVATYAAQLEQYQKAIEIYEQIGTYAMDSVLLKYGAKDHFFKAALCHFCVDMLNARLSVQRYEEMFPVFSDARECKLVKKLLDAYEEHDVDAFTDAVKDFDSISRLDQWNTTMLLRIKKQIQDDESDLR; encoded by the exons atggataattCTGGGAAAGAGAAAGAGGCTTTGGCTCTCATCGCTGAGGCTGATAAAAAGAGGAAATCCTCACGAGGATTTGGGGCATTGTTCGG AGGTTCATCCCGGAAATATGAGGAAGCGTGTGACATGTATGTGAAGGCAGCAAACATGTTCAAAATGGCCAAAAATTGGAGTG CTGCTGGCAACGCATTCTCCCAAGCAGCACACCTCCATCTGCAGATGGACAACAAACTTGATGGAGCCATCAATTTACTTAATGCAGGCAATGCTTTCAAAAAAGCAGACCCACAAG AGGCCATCAACTGCCTGAACCAAGCCATTGAAATTTACACAGACATG GGCCGTTTCACCATTGCAGCCAAACACCACATATCTATTGCTGAGATCTACGAGAGTGAGCTGTTAGACGTTGATAAG GCCATTGCTCACTATGAACAGGCAGCAGATTATTACAAAGGGGAGGAGTCAAACAG TGCTGCAAATAAGTGCCTTTTGAAAGTGGCCACCTATGCTGCCCAACTGGAACAGTACCAAAAAGCCATTGAAATTTATGAACAG ATCGGAACTTATGCAATGGACAGCGTCCTGTTGAAGTATGGCGCTAAAGACCACTTCTTCAAAgcagctctttgtcacttctGTGTGGACATGCTTAATGCAAGG CTGTCTGTACAGAGATATGAGGAAATGTTCCCAGTCTTCTCAGACGCTAGAGAATGCAAACTGGTTAAG AAACTTCTAGATGCATATGAAGAACATGATGTGGATGCATTCACTGATGCG GTGAAAGACTTTGACTCCATCTCAAGATTGGATCAGTGGAACACCACTATGTTACTTCGGATCAAGAAACAAATACAGGATGATGAGAGCGACCTTCGCTAA